One window from the genome of Pempheris klunzingeri isolate RE-2024b chromosome 7, fPemKlu1.hap1, whole genome shotgun sequence encodes:
- the c7h9orf85 gene encoding uncharacterized protein C9orf85 homolog — translation MSSQKGNVSRSRRQKHQNASAFRNDKYGATVQVKKAKSKIHDGLCHHCKGVLEWKVKYNKYKSLTQPKKCVKCSQKTVKDAYHIICKPCSLELEICCKCGKKEDIVIPVNSEVDQEEQKEDSEQKQKGRGKKDMDDLDSDDDYDDDNLSDLGDDDDDEEGDFDSDSKPKKTQNKSDVLPDVSRVNVKD, via the exons atgagtTCTCAGAAAGGTAACGTGTCTCGGTCACGCCGTCAGAAACATCAAAACGCTTCTGCCTTCAGAAACGACAAGTACGGAGCGACTGTACAAGTAAAG AAGGCCAAATCGAAGATCCACGATGGGCTCTGTCATCACTGTAAAGGTGTTCTTGAGTGGAAAGTGAAGTACAACAAATACAAGTCGCTAACACAGCCCAAAAAATG TGTCAAGTGTTCTCAGAAGACTGTGAAGGATGCGTACCACATCATTTGTAAGCCCTGTTCCCTGGAACTAGAGATCTGCTGCAAGTGTGGGAAGAAAGAGGACATTGTTATCCC AGTAAACTCAGAAGTGGACCAGGAGGAGCAAAAAGAAGAcagtgaacagaaacaaaagggaCGAGGGAAGAAGGACATGGATGACTtggacagtgatgatgattaCGATGATGACAACTTAAGTGATCtcggagatgatgatgatgatgaggaagggGATTTTGATAGTGACTCCAAACCAAAGAAGACACAGAACAAGTCTGATGTGCTCCCAGATGTTTCCCGAGTCAACGTTAAAGACTAA